One region of Citrus sinensis cultivar Valencia sweet orange chromosome 6, DVS_A1.0, whole genome shotgun sequence genomic DNA includes:
- the LOC102616207 gene encoding uncharacterized protein LOC102616207, translating to MALVLYNHQSHNNNMLYMNMNAYEEYMEKRQLFLRSYQFCRKKSLTERMRASLFRVKRVIWLRLKNARRIRKLVWSRLRFICRRRRRFVRLMNQHNYYNNYYSTSNNNNSSCFW from the coding sequence atgGCTTTGGTGTTGTATAATCATCAGAGCCATAACAACAATATGCTGTATATGAATATGAATGCGTACGAGGAGTACATGGAGAAGAGGCAGCTGTTTCTGAGAAGCTACCAGTTCTGCAGAAAGAAGAGTTTGACAGAGAGGATGAGAGCTTCTCTGTTCAGAGTGAAGAGGGTGATTTGGCTTCGCCTTAAGAATGCTCGTAGAATCCGCAAGCTGGTGTGGTCCAGACTCCGTTTCATTTGCCGCAGGAGAAGAAGATTTGTTCGCCTCATGAACCAACACAACTACTACAACAATTATTACAGCaccagcaacaacaacaactctTCCTGCTTCTGGTAG